The genomic segment ATGTTGTCGCGCACCCACTCGAGCGCGGCGATCTGATCGCGCAGGCCGAGGTTCGTGCTCTCGCGCAGCGCCCCGCCGACACCGAGACCGAGCTGCGCGAAGCCGAGCGCGCCGAGTCGATAGTTGATCGTGACGACCACGACGTCGCCGCGCGTCGCGAGGTCTTCGCCGTTGTAGATCGGCGTCGCGCCGGAGGCGATCAGGAACGCGCCGCCGTGGATCCACACCAGCACCGGGCGCCGCTGCGCGTCGCAAGCGGGCGTCCACACGTTGAGGGTGAGGCAGTCTTCGCCGGCCGTGCGACCTGCGGCGTTGATGAATGAGAAGAAGGGCAGCGAAGTCTGCGGCGCTGCGGGTCCGTAAGACGCTGCGTCGCGCACTCCGCCCCACGGCTCGGGCGGCTGAGGCGGGAGGAAACGGCGCGCACCTCTCAGGGACGCAGCGAACGGAATGCCGAGAAACGAGAGCACGTCGCCGGCAGGTCGGCCTCGCACTTTCCCCGCGTTGGTTTCGACGACTGCGTCCAGCGCTGCGGCTCCAGAGAGGGGAAATCGCACTGTACAGCGATGGCCGGCGAACGCTGGAGCGCGGGTGAGAAATTGCGCGGCTCACCAGCGCGCGAAGACGCTCCGCCCCACCTCGAGGGTGTGGAACACCGCCGCAACCGCGAGCGCCGCGCCGAGCGCCGGCCCCGAGATCAGTCACTCACGGAGCAGCGCGGTGTAGGTCGCAGCGGACAGCGGCAGGCGCTCGGATGCGCCGCGGCCGCGCGGCGCAACTCAGCCGGCTGCGTTCGCGTCGAGGTCGCGCTTCAGCGTGCGCGAGGCCAGCACGAAGTGCAGCGCGGCCCACACGTAGAGCAGCGAGGTCCACGCGAGCGCTTTGCCGAGGCTCGCGGGGTTCGCGGCGCCGCCGAAGGCATCGGACAATGCCCCTGCGAGGAAGGGCCCGCCGCCGAGTCCGATCAGAGTGATTAGGGACGCGATCAACGAGGACACGAAGCCTCGCATACGATCGGGGATCATGCCCTGCATCGCGGCGCCCGCCGGCGCGCTGTGCACGAGCGAGAGGCCGCCGGCGAGCGAGTAGAGCACGACGGAGAGCGTCGCGTGCTCGGTGGATGCGCCGACGAACAGAGCGGGGCACGCAAGCAGGCAGCACAGCGCGGGGGTGAGCAGCACGGCCCGCGGATTCGCGCCCCACTCGCGATTCGTGACGATGCCGCCGGCGACCGCGCCGATCGTGCTGACGATCGCGGCCCATACGAGGCCGAGCGAAGCCTGCGAGTTCGACATGCCGTGCACGCGCTCGAAGAACGCCACGACCCACTGCGCCGAGGCGAAGATTGCGACGCTCGTGAGGATCGTGCCGAGATACGCGTGCAGCAGAGCGGGGCGCTGCGCGACGAGCGCGCCCACTTCGCGCAGGGGGACCGGCGCGGCGGGCGTGAATGCGCGCCCCTCGGACCAGCCGCGCGGTGGCTCCTTCAGCAGCCACGCAAACAGCGCGGCGAAGGCGAGCCCGAATACGCCGGCGCCGAGGAAGAAGCCGCGCCAGCCGAACGCTTCGAGCACGCCCAGGAAGCCGAGCGCGCCCGCAGCGAGTGCGCCCACCGTGGCGCCCGCGTTCGCGAGCGCCATCACGCCGCCGCGCCGCTCCGGCGCGACGTAGTCGACCAGGAGTGGGCTGTTCGTCGCGCCGGCGCTGGCTTGGCCCGATCCGGTGATCAGGCGCGTCGCGAAGAACGCGGCGAAGCCTGGCGCGAGCCCGCCGAGCAGCGTCGCTGCGCTCCACACCGCGATGCCCGTCGCGTAGATCGCTCGACGCGAGAGCCGGTCCGCGAGTCGCCCGAGCAGCGGCGCGCACACGCCGTACGCGACGGCGAACGCGGTGACGAGCAGGCCGAGCTGCTTGTCGGAAGCGTCGAACTCGTCGCCGAGCGCCTTCATCGCGACGGCAAGGGTCTGGCGGTGGAAGAACTCCACGAACACCGCGCCCGCGAGCAGCGCGATCACGAGGTTGACGTAGCGCGGCGAGTAGCGGGGCGCGGTGTCGTTCACGAGCTGCGCTTGTTATTGGCGGACGAACGTGCCCGAGCCGGCCGTCGCGTTGTGTCCGTAGCGGCTCGGCCGCCACGAGATCGTGTTGTGGTTCACGCCGTCACCGTCGAAGTCGGCGACCGTGAGGTTGACGCGCGCCGCGCTCCAGCTTCCGCCCGCCGCGTCATCGAGCCGCGCGCGCGGGATCGACACCTCGAGCGCGTATCCGTCGCTCGTCTCGCGCGCCGCGCACGCGATCTTCGTCGTACTCGCGAACATCTCGAGGACGCGGTCGCGCTCGGCCGCCTGCTGCGGTCCGCAGAACGCCGTGATCGACCTGCCGAGCTCGCCCGTGAGGCGCGCCACGAGGTAGTCCATGTTCTTGTTCCGGGCCGTCTCCGGCCGCGCGTC from the Deltaproteobacteria bacterium genome contains:
- a CDS encoding MFS transporter; the encoded protein is MNDTAPRYSPRYVNLVIALLAGAVFVEFFHRQTLAVAMKALGDEFDASDKQLGLLVTAFAVAYGVCAPLLGRLADRLSRRAIYATGIAVWSAATLLGGLAPGFAAFFATRLITGSGQASAGATNSPLLVDYVAPERRGGVMALANAGATVGALAAGALGFLGVLEAFGWRGFFLGAGVFGLAFAALFAWLLKEPPRGWSEGRAFTPAAPVPLREVGALVAQRPALLHAYLGTILTSVAIFASAQWVVAFFERVHGMSNSQASLGLVWAAIVSTIGAVAGGIVTNREWGANPRAVLLTPALCCLLACPALFVGASTEHATLSVVLYSLAGGLSLVHSAPAGAAMQGMIPDRMRGFVSSLIASLITLIGLGGGPFLAGALSDAFGGAANPASLGKALAWTSLLYVWAALHFVLASRTLKRDLDANAAG